Proteins from a genomic interval of Diaphorobacter sp. HDW4A:
- a CDS encoding VWA domain-containing protein — protein sequence MLIDFFYTLRAGKLPVSVKEYLTLLEALEAGVVGPKSEDGWALNDFYHLSRTILVKDEKHFDKFDRAFSAYFKGVEMIADLTKELPLEWLRKTLERELSPEQMAAIEKMGWDELMETLKKRLEEQKERHEGGNKWIGTNGTSPFGHGGYNPQGIRIGGPGKNKSAVKVWEQRAYKDYDDTQELGTRNIKVALRRLRKFAREGNELELDLPDTIHSTAANAGFLDIKMIPERHNNVKVLLLMDVGGTMDEHIKRVEELFSAVKTEFKHLEFYYFHNCVYDFMWKNNRRRFAEKYPTWDIIRKYNKDYKLIFVGDATMSPYEVLQPGGSVEYNNEEPGAEWLQRLTHAFPKFAWINPEPQGVWEYRQSISIIQQLMGHRMYPLSLKGLEEAMRLLSK from the coding sequence ATGTTGATCGACTTCTTCTACACCCTGCGCGCGGGCAAGCTGCCCGTATCGGTCAAGGAATACCTCACGCTGCTCGAAGCGTTGGAGGCCGGTGTCGTCGGACCCAAGTCCGAGGACGGCTGGGCGCTGAACGATTTTTATCACCTCTCGCGCACGATTCTCGTCAAGGATGAAAAGCACTTCGACAAGTTCGACCGCGCGTTTTCCGCCTACTTCAAGGGCGTGGAGATGATCGCCGATCTGACCAAGGAGCTGCCGCTCGAATGGCTGCGCAAGACGCTTGAGCGCGAACTCTCGCCCGAGCAGATGGCGGCCATCGAGAAAATGGGCTGGGACGAGCTCATGGAGACGCTCAAGAAACGCCTTGAGGAACAGAAGGAACGCCACGAGGGCGGCAACAAGTGGATCGGCACCAACGGCACCAGCCCCTTTGGCCACGGTGGCTACAACCCGCAGGGCATCCGCATCGGTGGGCCGGGCAAGAACAAGAGCGCGGTGAAGGTCTGGGAGCAGCGCGCCTACAAGGACTACGACGACACGCAGGAACTGGGCACACGCAACATCAAGGTGGCGCTGCGCCGCCTGCGCAAATTTGCGCGTGAAGGTAACGAGCTGGAACTCGACCTGCCCGATACCATCCACAGCACGGCCGCTAACGCGGGCTTTCTCGACATCAAGATGATCCCCGAGCGCCACAACAACGTGAAAGTGTTGCTGCTCATGGATGTGGGCGGCACGATGGACGAGCACATCAAGCGCGTGGAAGAACTTTTTTCGGCCGTGAAGACCGAATTCAAGCATCTGGAGTTCTATTACTTCCACAATTGCGTCTACGACTTCATGTGGAAGAACAACCGCAGGCGCTTCGCAGAAAAGTACCCTACCTGGGACATCATCCGCAAATACAACAAGGACTACAAACTGATCTTCGTTGGCGATGCGACCATGAGCCCCTACGAGGTTCTGCAGCCCGGCGGCAGCGTGGAATACAACAACGAAGAACCGGGTGCCGAGTGGTTACAGCGGCTTACGCACGCCTTCCCTAAATTCGCCTGGATCAATCCCGAGCCTCAGGGCGTGTGGGAATATCGCCAGAGCATCAGCATCATTCAACAATTGATGGGCCATCGCATGTACCCACTGTCCTTGAAAGGACTTGAGGAGGCAATGCGATTGCTCTCCAAATAA
- a CDS encoding MoxR family ATPase: MKFQGSQNYVATQDLKLAVNAAMALQRPLLVKGEPGTGKTMLAEEVASELNLPLLQWHIKSTTKAQQGLYEYDAVSRLRDSQLGDAESSERVKDIRNYIVQGVLWQAFTADEPVALLIDEIDKADIEFPNDLLRELDRMEFYCYETRELIKAKHRPLVFITSNNEKELPDAFLRRCFFHYIKFPDADTMRQIVHVHFPTLKAELLTVAMKTFYDIRNLPGLKKKPSTSELIDWLKLLVAEEIPMEALQSADNKVSVPPLVGALLKNEQDVSLFEKLVFMNQRNR, encoded by the coding sequence ATGAAATTCCAAGGTTCACAGAATTACGTCGCCACTCAGGATTTGAAACTCGCTGTGAATGCAGCGATGGCGCTGCAAAGGCCATTGCTCGTCAAGGGCGAACCCGGTACCGGCAAAACCATGCTGGCCGAGGAAGTCGCCAGCGAATTGAATCTGCCATTGTTGCAATGGCACATCAAATCCACAACCAAGGCCCAGCAGGGTTTATACGAATATGACGCGGTAAGCCGTCTGCGTGACAGCCAATTGGGCGACGCGGAAAGCAGCGAGCGCGTCAAAGATATTCGCAATTACATTGTTCAAGGCGTGCTCTGGCAGGCATTCACGGCGGATGAACCGGTAGCGCTTCTGATCGATGAAATCGACAAGGCGGATATCGAGTTTCCAAACGACCTTCTGCGCGAACTCGACCGCATGGAGTTCTACTGCTACGAAACGCGCGAGCTGATCAAAGCCAAGCACCGTCCGCTGGTGTTCATCACCTCGAACAACGAGAAGGAACTGCCCGACGCGTTCCTGCGCCGCTGCTTCTTCCACTACATCAAGTTCCCCGACGCGGACACCATGCGCCAGATCGTGCATGTGCACTTTCCCACGCTCAAGGCCGAACTGCTCACGGTGGCGATGAAAACCTTCTACGACATCCGTAACCTGCCGGGTCTCAAGAAGAAGCCCTCGACCAGCGAGCTGATCGACTGGCTCAAGCTGCTCGTCGCCGAGGAGATTCCGATGGAAGCGCTGCAAAGTGCCGACAACAAGGTGAGCGTGCCGCCACTGGTGGGCGCACTGCTCAAGAACGAGCAGGACGTGAGCCTGTTCGAGAAGCTGGTGTTCATGAACCAGCGCAACCGTTGA
- a CDS encoding cytochrome c, translating into MKRTFTTIFGLVVACATGLVQAQEIKGDAKAGEGKIAMCIGCHGIVGYQATFPEVYRVPMISGQSAKYIVNALTEYKKGERKHPTMRGIADSLSEQDMADVAAFYSTHTKDPQPVPAKAREPSAQVAQLLQKGACVSCHGDNFSKAVDPSYPKLAGQHKDYLYSALRSYKAEANPLGGRTNAIMAGMAKQFTNAELKELAGYISSLPSELQTVPESRFR; encoded by the coding sequence ATGAAAAGAACGTTTACCACGATATTCGGCTTGGTTGTCGCGTGCGCGACGGGCCTTGTTCAAGCCCAGGAGATCAAGGGAGATGCGAAAGCCGGTGAAGGCAAGATTGCCATGTGCATCGGCTGCCATGGCATCGTTGGCTATCAAGCCACTTTTCCCGAGGTGTACCGCGTGCCGATGATCTCGGGCCAGAGCGCGAAGTACATCGTCAACGCGCTGACCGAATACAAGAAGGGCGAGCGCAAGCACCCGACCATGCGCGGCATCGCCGACTCGCTCTCCGAGCAGGACATGGCCGACGTGGCTGCGTTCTACTCGACCCACACCAAGGACCCGCAACCCGTGCCGGCCAAGGCCCGCGAGCCGAGCGCGCAGGTGGCGCAACTGCTGCAGAAGGGGGCCTGCGTGTCCTGCCATGGCGACAACTTCTCCAAGGCCGTTGACCCTTCCTACCCCAAGCTGGCTGGGCAACACAAGGACTACCTGTACTCCGCGCTGCGTTCGTACAAGGCCGAGGCCAACCCGCTCGGCGGCCGCACCAACGCCATCATGGCGGGCATGGCCAAGCAGTTCACGAATGCCGAGCTCAAGGAGCTGGCGGGCTACATCAGCTCGCTGCCAAGCGAACTCCAGACGGTGCCCGAGTCGCGCTTTCGCTGA
- a CDS encoding universal stress protein, with protein MRIQTIAALTDFSTQAEQALDRAALLAAEHQAVLWLVYAADEQDPRFVSPQARLEQRARQLARRHGIDVIAREFDGYHGIAERAMAVASGADLLVLDRRDERQWNKPWRGAALAHCLRHSPCPVLIVQQAPTHIEELASAASGAYSRMLVAVDGTQRARDVLHFAAGLQRSTAVDLFQPRDAGTSGVEEEQEFEVLEQLRDELKRETAEQRRLRIKDADDARRNRVDSQNGTRDVTRQIMVQQQRSGADLIVIGATRNHWIDNWALSTRATRLSTMVSCDMLVCGQLPQERERPRPIELGGRKGWLQLRF; from the coding sequence ATGCGTATCCAGACCATTGCTGCATTGACCGATTTTTCGACCCAGGCCGAACAGGCGTTGGACCGGGCCGCGTTGCTGGCGGCTGAACACCAGGCGGTGCTGTGGCTCGTCTATGCGGCAGACGAGCAGGACCCGCGCTTCGTGAGCCCGCAGGCGCGGCTTGAGCAGCGTGCCCGTCAGCTGGCGCGTCGCCATGGGATCGACGTGATCGCGCGCGAGTTTGACGGCTACCACGGCATCGCCGAGCGTGCGATGGCCGTGGCTAGCGGCGCTGATTTGCTGGTGCTGGACCGGCGCGACGAGCGCCAATGGAACAAACCCTGGCGCGGCGCCGCGCTCGCGCACTGCCTGCGCCACAGCCCGTGCCCGGTGCTCATCGTGCAACAGGCTCCCACCCATATCGAAGAGTTGGCCAGTGCCGCCAGTGGTGCGTACTCGCGCATGCTCGTGGCCGTAGACGGCACGCAGCGCGCACGTGATGTACTGCATTTCGCGGCCGGCCTGCAGCGCAGCACGGCGGTTGATCTGTTTCAGCCGCGCGATGCCGGCACATCCGGTGTCGAGGAAGAGCAGGAGTTCGAAGTGCTCGAGCAGTTGCGCGACGAGCTCAAGCGCGAGACGGCGGAGCAGCGCCGCCTGCGCATCAAGGATGCTGACGACGCCCGCCGCAACCGCGTGGACAGCCAGAACGGCACGCGCGATGTGACGCGCCAGATCATGGTGCAGCAGCAGCGCTCGGGCGCCGACCTGATCGTGATCGGCGCCACACGCAACCACTGGATCGACAACTGGGCCCTGAGCACGCGCGCGACGCGTTTGTCGACGATGGTGTCATGCGACATGCTAGTCTGTGGCCAACTGCCACAGGAGCGCGAACGCCCGCGTCCCATCGAGCTCGGCGGCCGCAAAGGTTGGTTGCAGCTCCGCTTTTGA
- a CDS encoding DUF1841 family protein — protein MFNPSQADVRRFFCGAYAKQQANQPMEAIETLAALWIDEHPEYREELLDAEAAVKRNYDETPDRTNPFLHLSMHLSISEQCSIDQPRGIRQAVELLSKRLDSLHDAHHAAMECLGTMLWESQRSGRPPDGEAYVAAVQRRATKD, from the coding sequence ATGTTCAACCCGTCCCAAGCCGATGTGCGCCGCTTTTTCTGTGGTGCATATGCCAAGCAACAAGCGAATCAGCCCATGGAAGCCATCGAAACGCTGGCTGCTCTGTGGATCGACGAGCACCCTGAATACCGTGAAGAGCTGCTGGATGCCGAAGCGGCCGTGAAGCGCAACTACGACGAAACGCCGGATCGCACGAATCCGTTTCTGCATCTGTCGATGCACCTGTCGATCAGCGAGCAATGCAGCATCGACCAGCCACGCGGCATCCGCCAGGCGGTGGAGCTGCTGTCCAAGCGCCTTGATTCACTGCACGACGCACACCACGCCGCGATGGAATGCCTCGGCACCATGCTGTGGGAAAGCCAGCGCTCGGGCCGTCCTCCAGACGGCGAGGCCTATGTGGCGGCGGTTCAGCGCCGCGCAACCAAAGACTGA
- a CDS encoding LysR family transcriptional regulator, with amino-acid sequence MDQIQAMRIFARVVEAGTFTLAADTLQLPKATVTKHVQGLEDRLKVKLLNRTTRRVTVTTDGAAYYDRAVRVLADFDELEASMSQVRSAPRGKLRVDVGTSIARLLIIPHLTKFQERFPDIQIDLGVSDRPVDLIGDNVDCVIRGGELTDQSLVARRVGNLDFITLASPAYLARHGTPQHPRDLESGHNNLIYFSPIAVRRYPLDFHRDGEIIEITGPSSLAVNESNAYTSALLAGQGVGQITTFQARGLLESGELVQILPEWSQPLLPVYVVYPPNSHLSAKVRAFVDWVVELFAADPLLQRR; translated from the coding sequence ATGGATCAGATACAGGCAATGCGCATCTTCGCGCGCGTGGTGGAAGCGGGCACGTTCACACTCGCCGCCGACACGCTGCAGCTGCCCAAGGCCACCGTCACCAAGCATGTGCAGGGGCTCGAGGACCGACTCAAGGTCAAACTGCTCAACCGCACCACCCGCCGCGTGACCGTGACCACGGACGGCGCGGCCTACTACGACCGTGCCGTGCGCGTGCTGGCCGATTTCGACGAGCTGGAAGCCAGCATGAGCCAGGTGCGCTCCGCGCCGCGCGGCAAGCTGCGCGTGGACGTGGGCACCTCGATTGCGCGGCTGCTCATCATTCCGCATCTGACGAAGTTCCAGGAGCGCTTTCCCGACATCCAGATCGACCTCGGTGTGAGCGACCGCCCAGTGGACCTCATCGGCGACAACGTCGATTGCGTGATCCGCGGCGGCGAGCTCACCGACCAGTCGCTGGTTGCGCGGCGCGTCGGCAATCTGGATTTCATCACCCTGGCATCACCCGCCTACCTTGCTCGCCACGGCACGCCGCAGCACCCCCGCGACCTCGAAAGCGGCCACAACAATCTGATCTATTTCTCGCCGATTGCGGTACGCCGCTATCCGCTCGACTTCCACCGCGACGGCGAGATCATCGAGATCACGGGCCCGTCGTCGCTGGCCGTCAATGAATCCAACGCCTACACCAGCGCGCTGCTAGCGGGCCAGGGCGTGGGACAAATCACCACCTTTCAGGCGCGCGGTCTGCTCGAGAGCGGGGAGCTGGTTCAGATACTTCCAGAATGGTCCCAGCCGCTGCTGCCGGTGTACGTGGTCTATCCGCCCAACTCGCATCTGAGCGCCAAGGTGCGCGCTTTCGTGGACTGGGTGGTGGAACTGTTCGCTGCGGATCCTCTGCTGCAGCGGCGCTAA
- a CDS encoding alpha/beta hydrolase — MSTSKPASSITPPANFTDTVVPMASGEGVTVRVYGDKPAAGTSIPLVLHFHGGAFVDGDLDSGCTVAGLLQAVGARVLSVAYPLATEHPFPRPLEIGYEVLQWGFKHRTKLAGKGAPLYVAGEEAGGNLAAGVCLMARDQHHPPLAGQILISPMLNPCAGTASLRAVTGEATDCKWAQGWHKYLGCTYEAVHPYAVPAMAQRLVGLPPTLVLVGEGDPMRDEALAYAARLKGAGLMVQQHAFDDARQWPDALLAPAPEACPCALQVQEQLQLFFEASRCHTTS, encoded by the coding sequence ATGTCAACCAGCAAGCCAGCATCCAGCATCACACCGCCAGCGAATTTCACCGATACCGTCGTTCCGATGGCGTCGGGCGAAGGCGTGACCGTGCGCGTCTATGGCGACAAGCCAGCGGCGGGCACGAGCATTCCGCTCGTGCTGCATTTTCACGGTGGTGCTTTTGTCGATGGTGATCTGGACAGCGGCTGCACCGTTGCCGGTCTGTTGCAGGCCGTGGGTGCGCGTGTGCTATCGGTCGCTTATCCGCTCGCTACCGAGCACCCGTTTCCGCGTCCATTGGAGATCGGATACGAGGTGCTGCAGTGGGGCTTCAAGCACCGTACCAAGCTGGCGGGCAAGGGCGCGCCGCTGTATGTGGCAGGCGAGGAGGCGGGCGGCAATCTGGCGGCCGGTGTGTGCCTCATGGCACGTGATCAACACCATCCGCCGCTGGCCGGTCAGATTCTCATTTCGCCCATGCTCAACCCATGCGCGGGCACGGCGTCGCTGCGCGCCGTGACGGGCGAGGCCACGGATTGCAAGTGGGCGCAGGGCTGGCACAAGTATCTGGGTTGCACCTACGAAGCGGTGCATCCCTATGCAGTGCCGGCGATGGCCCAGCGGCTTGTGGGTTTGCCGCCCACGTTGGTTCTGGTGGGAGAGGGCGACCCGATGCGCGACGAAGCGCTGGCCTATGCGGCGCGATTAAAGGGCGCCGGGCTCATGGTGCAGCAGCACGCGTTCGACGACGCAAGGCAGTGGCCCGATGCACTGCTTGCTCCCGCTCCCGAGGCCTGCCCCTGCGCTTTGCAGGTGCAGGAACAACTGCAGCTTTTTTTCGAGGCTTCACGATGTCACACAACCTCCTGA
- a CDS encoding efflux RND transporter periplasmic adaptor subunit, producing MNNPHNPVARASSQRRWWTVIGAAAAIAAAGGTVFGLQSSHANAPAESTAPAPAVPVSVAEVLQKDVSLWDEFSGRLEAVQRVDVRPRVAGALQSVHFKEGALVKAGDLLFTVDPAPFSVEVDRAQAQVVAARARTSYAQSEAERAARLWDERAIAQKELDERINAQREADANLQAAQAALQTAKLNLGYTQVRASVAGKVGRIDVTVGNLVSAGAGAPVLTTLVSVNPMYASFDADEQIVTNALQGLASGKSARALIESIPVQMGVGTSGATPYTGHLQLIDNQVDAKSGTVRVRAVFDNVDGALMAGQFARIRMGQPRSQQALLINERAVGTDQSKKYVLVVGEGDKVEYREVQLGAPVDGLRMVTDGLKAGERIVVNGLQRVRPGVVVAPQAVPMQAKSELAGSEPTVKKPIA from the coding sequence ATGAACAATCCACACAACCCCGTCGCCCGGGCTTCTTCGCAACGTCGCTGGTGGACCGTGATTGGCGCCGCTGCAGCCATTGCGGCTGCGGGCGGCACGGTCTTCGGACTGCAGAGCTCGCATGCGAATGCGCCCGCCGAAAGCACTGCACCGGCACCCGCTGTGCCGGTGTCAGTGGCCGAGGTGCTGCAGAAGGACGTGAGCCTGTGGGACGAGTTCTCAGGCCGGCTCGAAGCCGTGCAGCGCGTCGATGTGCGCCCACGCGTGGCCGGGGCGCTGCAGTCCGTGCACTTCAAGGAAGGCGCGTTGGTGAAGGCTGGCGATTTGCTGTTTACCGTGGACCCTGCGCCTTTCTCCGTGGAAGTGGATCGCGCGCAGGCACAGGTCGTCGCCGCAAGAGCGCGCACCAGCTACGCGCAGAGCGAGGCCGAGCGCGCCGCACGGCTCTGGGACGAGCGCGCGATTGCGCAGAAGGAACTTGATGAGCGCATCAACGCGCAGCGCGAAGCCGACGCGAATCTGCAGGCCGCACAGGCCGCGCTGCAGACCGCCAAGCTCAACCTCGGCTATACCCAGGTGCGTGCGTCGGTCGCGGGCAAGGTGGGGCGTATCGATGTCACCGTCGGCAATCTGGTGAGCGCAGGGGCTGGCGCTCCGGTGCTGACCACGCTGGTCTCGGTGAATCCGATGTACGCGAGCTTCGATGCCGACGAGCAGATCGTCACCAACGCGTTGCAAGGCCTTGCGAGTGGCAAGAGCGCCCGGGCACTGATCGAGAGCATTCCCGTGCAGATGGGCGTGGGCACCAGCGGCGCCACGCCGTACACCGGCCATCTGCAGCTCATCGACAACCAGGTCGATGCGAAGAGCGGAACGGTGCGCGTGCGCGCGGTGTTCGACAACGTCGATGGAGCGCTCATGGCGGGTCAGTTTGCGCGCATCCGCATGGGGCAGCCGCGCAGCCAGCAGGCGCTGCTCATCAACGAGCGAGCGGTGGGCACAGATCAGAGCAAAAAGTACGTGCTGGTGGTTGGCGAAGGCGACAAGGTCGAGTACCGCGAGGTGCAGCTCGGCGCGCCCGTCGACGGCCTGCGCATGGTCACGGACGGGCTGAAGGCGGGTGAGCGCATCGTCGTCAATGGCCTGCAGCGCGTGCGTCCGGGCGTGGTAGTCGCGCCGCAGGCGGTGCCGATGCAGGCGAAATCCGAACTCGCAGGTAGCGAGCCAACGGTGAAGAAGCCGATCGCCTGA